A single window of Ornithorhynchus anatinus isolate Pmale09 chromosome 3, mOrnAna1.pri.v4, whole genome shotgun sequence DNA harbors:
- the PATL1 gene encoding protein PAT1 homolog 1 isoform X2: MFRYESLEDCPLDEDEDAFQGLGEEDEDIDQFNDDTFGAGAVDDDWQEAHERLAELEEKPPEAAREETGNGNNDEMDLLGDHEENLAERLSKLVIENELEDPAIMQAVQTRPPVPPGGLNSSIWDGSAVLRRIRGPLLTQEMPAVSVLEYALPPRPPQGPEEERDLSERALPRRSTSPVIGSPPVRAVPIGTPPKQGTAPGFNQQILCPKPVHVRAPMQQRYPAPYGERMSPNQLCSVPSSSLLGHPFPSTVAPVLSHLQRAQLLGGAQAGRMSPSQFARVSGLVGSPLASMNPKLLQGRVGQMMPPTAGFRAFFGAPPPPTPPPPLPPPSQQHPACPGAHLQNLRSHHQMFRPDTTHLHPQHRRLLHQRQQQNRNQHRSVNGAAGDRSHRSSHQEQLRKDPYANLMLQREKDWVSKIQMMQLQSTDPYLDDFYYQNYFEKLEKLSAMEEMHGDGPKKERTKLITPQVAKLDHAYKPVQFEGSLGKLTVSSVNNPRKMIDAVVTSRSEDDETKEKQVRDKRRQTLFTIEKTYSLLLDVEDYERRYLLSLKEDRPALVGERKQKICDMYDNLRGKLPGQERPSDDHFVQIMCIRKGKRMVARLLPFLSPEQAADILMATARNLPFLIKKDAQDEVLPCLLRPFSFFLYHLPSATVTSLLQQLMNLPQSASAPAPANPHLTAVLQNKFGLSLLYLILSRGEELQSSDAATELMQDNQWTELMFVATRELLRVPQATLAKPVSTPANLASLFSRYVDRQKLNLLETKLQLVQGMR, encoded by the exons ACGATGACTGGCAGGAGGCCCACGAGAGACTGGCCGAGTTGGAAGAGAAGCCGCCAGAGGCAGCGCGAGAAGAAACAGGGAACGGCAACAACGATGAGATGGACCTGCTGGGGGACCACGAAGAGAACCTGGCAGAGAGGCTCAGCAAGCTGGTGATTGAGAACGAGCTGGAGGACCCAGCAATAATGCAGGCCGTGCAGACACGGCCCCCAGTGCCG ccaGGAGGTCTCAATTCCAGCATCTGGGATGGATCTGCAGTCCTGAGACGCATCCGAGGGCCACTGCTTACTCAG GAGATGCCTGCCGTGTCCGTGTTAGAATACGCCTTGCCCCCGAGGCCCCCGCAGGgcccagaagaggagagggaccTTTCTGAGCGAGCGCTGCCGAGGCGCTCCACCTCCCCCGTCATCGGGAGCCCCCCCGTCAGAGCCGTCCCCATCGGCACCCCGCCCAAGCAAGGGACGGCGCCCGGCTTCAACCAACAG ATTCTCTGTCCGAAGCCCGTTCATGTCCGAGCCCCAATGCAGCAGAGATATCCTGCTCCCTATGGCGAGAGGATGTCCCCAAACCAGCTCTGCAGCGTCCCG AGTTCTTCCCTCCTGGGCCACCCATTCCCTTCCACCGTGGCACCCGTTCTCAGCCACCTTCAGAGAGCCCAACTTCTAGGTGGAGCACAG gctggacGGATGTCTCCCAGCCAGTTTGCTCGGGTCTCTGGACTTGTCGGGAGCCCCCTCGCCTCCATGAACCCCAAGTTGTTGCAAGGGCGGGTCGGGCAGATGATGCCACCCACCGCAGGATTCCGTGCCTTCTTTggggcaccccctcctcccacacccccaccACCGCTTCCGCCTCCTTCCCAGCAGCACCCCGCGTGTCCAGGGGCTCACCTACAGAACCTAAG ATCTCATCACCAGATGTTCAGGCCAGACACAACTCACCTCCATCCCCAGCATCGACGACTCTTGCACCAGAGACAACAGCAGAACCGGAA TCAGCACCGGAGTGTAAACGGAGCCGCTGGGGATCGAAGTCACCGCAGCAGCCATCAAGAACAGCTGCGCAAAGACCCCTATGCCAATCTCATGTtgcagagggaaaaggactgGGTGTCCAAGATCCAGATGATGCAACTGCAAAGCACTGATCCTTATCTAGATGACTTCTATTACCAG AACTATTTCGAGAAACTGGAGAAGCTCTCGGCAATGGAGGAGATGCACGGTGATGGCCCCAAGAAAGAACGCACCAAACTCATCACCCCCCAGGTGGCCAAATTGGACCACGCGTACAAGCCAG TGCAGTTCGAAGGCTCTTTAGGAAAGCTCACCGTCTCCAGCGTGAACAACCCCCGGAAAATGATCGACGCCGTGGTGACGTCCCGTAGCGAGGATGAC GAGACTAAAGAAAAACAGGTCCGGGACAAGAGACGTCAGACGCTCTTCACAATTGAGAAA ACATACAGCCTGCTTCTTGACGTGGAGGATTATGAGAGGCGTTACCTCCTGAGCCTCAAAGAAGACCGACCGGCTCTAGTGGGCGAAAGGAAGCAGAAGATCTGCGACATGTATGACAATTTGAGGGGGAAATTGCCTGGTCAAGAAAG ACCCAGCGATGACCATTTTGTGCAGATAATGTGTATCCGGAAAGGGAAGCGGATGGTGGCCcgtctcctccctttcctgtccccaGAGCAGGCGGCTGACATCCTCATGGCAACAGCTAGGAACCTGCCTTTTCTGATCAAGAAGGATGCCCAAGATGAG GTGCTGCCTTGTTTATTGagacccttctccttcttcctctatcATCTTCCATCGGCGACTGTCACCAGCCTTCTGCAACAGTTAATGAACCTACCTCAAAGTGCATCTGCACCAGCCCCTGCCAACCCGCACCTCACCGCTGTGCTCCAGAACAAG TTCGGCCTGTCGCTGCTCTATCTGATCCTGAGCCGGGGGGAGGAGCTGCAGAGTTCTGATGCTGCTACGGAGCTGATGCAGGACAACCAGTG GACAGAGTTGATGTTCGTGGCCACTCGAGAACTCCTGCGGGTCCCCCAAGCCACGCTGGCCAAGCCGGTCTCCACGCCCGCGAACCTCGCGTCCCTGTTCTCCCGCTACGTCGACCGACAGAAACTGAACCTGCTGGAGACAAAGCTGCA GTTGGTTCAAGGGATGCGGTGA
- the PATL1 gene encoding protein PAT1 homolog 1 isoform X1 has product MFRYESLEDCPLDEDEDAFQGLGEEDEDIDQFNDDTFGAGAVDDDWQEAHERLAELEEKPPEAAREETGNGNNDEMDLLGDHEENLAERLSKLVIENELEDPAIMQAVQTRPPVPQPGGLNSSIWDGSAVLRRIRGPLLTQEMPAVSVLEYALPPRPPQGPEEERDLSERALPRRSTSPVIGSPPVRAVPIGTPPKQGTAPGFNQQILCPKPVHVRAPMQQRYPAPYGERMSPNQLCSVPSSSLLGHPFPSTVAPVLSHLQRAQLLGGAQAGRMSPSQFARVSGLVGSPLASMNPKLLQGRVGQMMPPTAGFRAFFGAPPPPTPPPPLPPPSQQHPACPGAHLQNLRSHHQMFRPDTTHLHPQHRRLLHQRQQQNRNQHRSVNGAAGDRSHRSSHQEQLRKDPYANLMLQREKDWVSKIQMMQLQSTDPYLDDFYYQNYFEKLEKLSAMEEMHGDGPKKERTKLITPQVAKLDHAYKPVQFEGSLGKLTVSSVNNPRKMIDAVVTSRSEDDETKEKQVRDKRRQTLFTIEKTYSLLLDVEDYERRYLLSLKEDRPALVGERKQKICDMYDNLRGKLPGQERPSDDHFVQIMCIRKGKRMVARLLPFLSPEQAADILMATARNLPFLIKKDAQDEVLPCLLRPFSFFLYHLPSATVTSLLQQLMNLPQSASAPAPANPHLTAVLQNKFGLSLLYLILSRGEELQSSDAATELMQDNQWTELMFVATRELLRVPQATLAKPVSTPANLASLFSRYVDRQKLNLLETKLQLVQGMR; this is encoded by the exons ACGATGACTGGCAGGAGGCCCACGAGAGACTGGCCGAGTTGGAAGAGAAGCCGCCAGAGGCAGCGCGAGAAGAAACAGGGAACGGCAACAACGATGAGATGGACCTGCTGGGGGACCACGAAGAGAACCTGGCAGAGAGGCTCAGCAAGCTGGTGATTGAGAACGAGCTGGAGGACCCAGCAATAATGCAGGCCGTGCAGACACGGCCCCCAGTGCCG cagccaGGAGGTCTCAATTCCAGCATCTGGGATGGATCTGCAGTCCTGAGACGCATCCGAGGGCCACTGCTTACTCAG GAGATGCCTGCCGTGTCCGTGTTAGAATACGCCTTGCCCCCGAGGCCCCCGCAGGgcccagaagaggagagggaccTTTCTGAGCGAGCGCTGCCGAGGCGCTCCACCTCCCCCGTCATCGGGAGCCCCCCCGTCAGAGCCGTCCCCATCGGCACCCCGCCCAAGCAAGGGACGGCGCCCGGCTTCAACCAACAG ATTCTCTGTCCGAAGCCCGTTCATGTCCGAGCCCCAATGCAGCAGAGATATCCTGCTCCCTATGGCGAGAGGATGTCCCCAAACCAGCTCTGCAGCGTCCCG AGTTCTTCCCTCCTGGGCCACCCATTCCCTTCCACCGTGGCACCCGTTCTCAGCCACCTTCAGAGAGCCCAACTTCTAGGTGGAGCACAG gctggacGGATGTCTCCCAGCCAGTTTGCTCGGGTCTCTGGACTTGTCGGGAGCCCCCTCGCCTCCATGAACCCCAAGTTGTTGCAAGGGCGGGTCGGGCAGATGATGCCACCCACCGCAGGATTCCGTGCCTTCTTTggggcaccccctcctcccacacccccaccACCGCTTCCGCCTCCTTCCCAGCAGCACCCCGCGTGTCCAGGGGCTCACCTACAGAACCTAAG ATCTCATCACCAGATGTTCAGGCCAGACACAACTCACCTCCATCCCCAGCATCGACGACTCTTGCACCAGAGACAACAGCAGAACCGGAA TCAGCACCGGAGTGTAAACGGAGCCGCTGGGGATCGAAGTCACCGCAGCAGCCATCAAGAACAGCTGCGCAAAGACCCCTATGCCAATCTCATGTtgcagagggaaaaggactgGGTGTCCAAGATCCAGATGATGCAACTGCAAAGCACTGATCCTTATCTAGATGACTTCTATTACCAG AACTATTTCGAGAAACTGGAGAAGCTCTCGGCAATGGAGGAGATGCACGGTGATGGCCCCAAGAAAGAACGCACCAAACTCATCACCCCCCAGGTGGCCAAATTGGACCACGCGTACAAGCCAG TGCAGTTCGAAGGCTCTTTAGGAAAGCTCACCGTCTCCAGCGTGAACAACCCCCGGAAAATGATCGACGCCGTGGTGACGTCCCGTAGCGAGGATGAC GAGACTAAAGAAAAACAGGTCCGGGACAAGAGACGTCAGACGCTCTTCACAATTGAGAAA ACATACAGCCTGCTTCTTGACGTGGAGGATTATGAGAGGCGTTACCTCCTGAGCCTCAAAGAAGACCGACCGGCTCTAGTGGGCGAAAGGAAGCAGAAGATCTGCGACATGTATGACAATTTGAGGGGGAAATTGCCTGGTCAAGAAAG ACCCAGCGATGACCATTTTGTGCAGATAATGTGTATCCGGAAAGGGAAGCGGATGGTGGCCcgtctcctccctttcctgtccccaGAGCAGGCGGCTGACATCCTCATGGCAACAGCTAGGAACCTGCCTTTTCTGATCAAGAAGGATGCCCAAGATGAG GTGCTGCCTTGTTTATTGagacccttctccttcttcctctatcATCTTCCATCGGCGACTGTCACCAGCCTTCTGCAACAGTTAATGAACCTACCTCAAAGTGCATCTGCACCAGCCCCTGCCAACCCGCACCTCACCGCTGTGCTCCAGAACAAG TTCGGCCTGTCGCTGCTCTATCTGATCCTGAGCCGGGGGGAGGAGCTGCAGAGTTCTGATGCTGCTACGGAGCTGATGCAGGACAACCAGTG GACAGAGTTGATGTTCGTGGCCACTCGAGAACTCCTGCGGGTCCCCCAAGCCACGCTGGCCAAGCCGGTCTCCACGCCCGCGAACCTCGCGTCCCTGTTCTCCCGCTACGTCGACCGACAGAAACTGAACCTGCTGGAGACAAAGCTGCA GTTGGTTCAAGGGATGCGGTGA